One genomic segment of Desulfosporosinus sp. Sb-LF includes these proteins:
- the fusA gene encoding elongation factor G, producing the protein MARQFSLENTRNIGIMAHIDAGKTTTTERILFYTGRVHKIGEVHDGAATMDWMVQEQERGITITSAATTCQWKSNRINIIDTPGHVDFTVEVERSLRVLDGAVAVFCSVGGVEPQSETVWRQADKYKVPRVAFINKMDRLGADFFRGVSMIADRLGANPIPLQLPIGSEENFKGIVDLVTMTSTVYTDDLGTTEDHNVIPEDLVELAKEYREKLVEAVAETSEELMMKYLEGVEISEQEIRAGIRRGVIGNKFIPVLCGSAFKNKGVQPLLDAVVDYMPSPLDVPPINGVHPDTGAEDHRTASDTEAFSALAFKIMADPFVGKLAFFRVYSGVLASGSYVYNSTKGKRERVGRILQMHANHREDIQEVRSGDIAAAVGLKDTTTGDTLCDEKTPIVLEKMVFPEPVIDVAIEPKTKADQEKMGGALARLAEEDPTFRMHTDQETGQTIIAGMGELHLEIIVDRLQREFKVQCDVGRPQVAYKETIRRTVKSEGKFVRQSGGRGQYGHCWVELTPLEPGSGFEFVNKVVGGVIPREYINPIGAGIEEALQNGILAGYPVLDIRATVYDGSYHDVDSSEMAFKIAGSMAFKAGALKADPAIIEPVMKVEVTVPEEYMGDVIGDISSRRGRIEGMEARGNTQVVRGFVPLSEMFGYSTDLRSATQGRGVYVMQFDHYEEVPKGIADGIIAKRQGS; encoded by the coding sequence GTGGCAAGGCAATTTTCACTAGAAAATACGCGTAATATCGGGATTATGGCTCATATTGACGCGGGGAAAACAACGACCACCGAACGCATACTCTTTTACACTGGACGAGTGCATAAAATTGGGGAAGTTCATGATGGTGCTGCAACAATGGACTGGATGGTTCAGGAGCAAGAACGCGGTATCACTATTACTTCTGCTGCTACAACCTGCCAATGGAAGAGTAATCGTATTAACATTATCGACACACCAGGGCACGTGGACTTTACTGTAGAAGTTGAACGCTCATTGCGTGTACTCGACGGAGCAGTGGCTGTGTTCTGTTCTGTCGGCGGGGTTGAACCTCAATCTGAAACTGTTTGGCGTCAAGCAGATAAATACAAGGTTCCACGTGTTGCTTTTATTAACAAGATGGATCGCTTGGGTGCTGATTTTTTCCGTGGCGTTTCGATGATTGCTGACAGATTGGGTGCTAACCCTATCCCGCTTCAGTTGCCGATCGGCAGCGAAGAAAATTTCAAGGGGATTGTGGATCTGGTGACGATGACATCTACAGTCTACACGGATGATTTGGGCACAACGGAAGATCACAATGTCATTCCTGAAGATTTAGTCGAACTTGCCAAAGAGTATCGTGAGAAACTGGTTGAAGCAGTCGCTGAAACAAGTGAAGAACTCATGATGAAATATCTCGAAGGTGTAGAAATTTCCGAACAGGAAATTCGTGCCGGCATTCGTCGTGGAGTAATCGGAAATAAATTTATTCCGGTTCTTTGCGGGTCTGCGTTTAAGAACAAAGGGGTTCAGCCGTTGCTCGACGCAGTTGTCGACTACATGCCCTCTCCCTTGGACGTACCACCCATTAATGGGGTACATCCGGATACCGGGGCGGAAGACCATAGAACAGCCTCTGATACTGAAGCCTTCTCGGCCTTGGCCTTTAAGATCATGGCTGACCCATTCGTGGGTAAATTGGCATTTTTCAGGGTCTATTCTGGAGTGTTAGCTTCTGGTTCTTACGTGTACAATTCGACTAAAGGCAAGCGTGAGCGCGTTGGTCGGATACTTCAAATGCACGCCAATCACCGTGAAGATATTCAAGAAGTGCGTTCTGGTGACATTGCTGCCGCCGTGGGTTTAAAAGATACAACTACAGGTGATACCTTGTGTGATGAGAAGACACCAATCGTTCTCGAAAAGATGGTGTTCCCAGAGCCAGTTATCGACGTAGCAATCGAACCTAAGACGAAAGCCGACCAAGAAAAAATGGGCGGAGCACTCGCTCGACTCGCAGAAGAGGACCCGACATTTAGAATGCATACAGATCAGGAGACGGGGCAGACAATTATTGCTGGTATGGGTGAACTGCATCTAGAAATTATTGTTGACCGTTTACAACGAGAATTCAAAGTCCAATGCGATGTAGGACGCCCGCAAGTTGCTTATAAAGAAACTATTCGACGTACGGTTAAATCCGAAGGGAAATTTGTTCGCCAGTCTGGTGGTCGTGGTCAATACGGACACTGTTGGGTCGAACTTACTCCTCTTGAACCCGGAAGCGGTTTTGAGTTTGTTAACAAAGTGGTCGGAGGTGTTATTCCAAGAGAATACATCAACCCGATCGGCGCCGGTATTGAAGAAGCCTTACAAAATGGTATTCTTGCTGGTTATCCAGTACTTGACATTCGAGCTACCGTGTATGATGGTTCATATCACGATGTCGACTCTTCAGAAATGGCATTTAAGATTGCTGGATCTATGGCTTTTAAAGCTGGTGCCCTCAAGGCTGACCCTGCAATTATTGAGCCAGTGATGAAAGTTGAAGTAACTGTTCCTGAGGAATACATGGGTGATGTTATTGGAGATATTAGCTCACGCCGTGGACGTATTGAAGGAATGGAAGCACGTGGAAATACACAGGTTGTCCGCGGATTTGTACCGCTGTCCGAAATGTTTGGCTATTCTACCGATCTACGGTCAGCCACACAAGGGCGTGGAGTTTATGTGATGCAATTTGACCACTATGAAGAAGTACCAAAGGGCATTGCAGATGGCATTATTGCCAAGCGCCAAGGATCTTAA
- the rpsG gene encoding 30S ribosomal protein S7 → MPRKGYVAKREVLPDPIYKNQTVTKFINQIMLDGKKGTAEAICYSAFNMIQEKSGKDPLEVFGTALKNVMPVLEVKARRVGGANYQVPIEVRADRRSTLALRWLVAQARKRGEKTMQEKIAGELLDASNNTGGSVKKKEDMHKMAEANKAFAHYKW, encoded by the coding sequence ATGCCACGTAAAGGATATGTTGCGAAACGCGAAGTTCTGCCTGATCCAATATACAAGAACCAAACCGTCACGAAGTTTATCAATCAGATTATGTTAGATGGTAAAAAGGGAACGGCAGAGGCTATTTGCTACAGCGCATTTAATATGATTCAGGAAAAGTCTGGTAAGGACCCACTTGAAGTCTTTGGCACTGCTTTGAAAAACGTTATGCCAGTTCTCGAAGTAAAAGCTCGCCGCGTAGGTGGGGCTAATTATCAAGTTCCTATTGAAGTTCGCGCAGATCGTCGCTCGACACTTGCACTGCGTTGGCTTGTTGCGCAGGCTCGTAAGCGCGGCGAGAAAACGATGCAAGAAAAGATTGCTGGTGAATTGCTCGATGCCTCCAATAATACTGGTGGTTCTGTCAAAAAGAAAGAAGATATGCACAAAATGGCCGAGGCTAATAAGGCTTTTGCGCATTACAAATGGTAG
- the tuf gene encoding elongation factor Tu, whose protein sequence is MGKAKYERTKPHVNVGTIGHVDHGKTTTTAAITVVLSKTGGAVATAFDQIDKAPEERERGITISTAHVEYETENRHYAHVDCPGHADYVKNMITGAAQMDGAILCVSAADGPMPQTREHILLARQVGVPSIVVWLNKSDMVDDAELLELVEMEIRELLSMYEFDGDNVPIVPGSGLKALQCGCGQRDCEWCGKIWNLMDAVDSYIPTPERDTDKPFLMPIEDVFTITGRGTVATGRVERGRVKVGDEVEIVGLTDVSRKTVVTGVEMFRKLLDQAQAGDNIGALLRGVERKDIERGQVLAKTGSIKPHTKFSGEVYILNKEEGGRHTPFFHNYRPQFYFRTTDVTGVITLPEGTEMVMPGDRVTIDVELITPIAMEEGLRFAIREGGRTVGSGIVAKVNA, encoded by the coding sequence ATGGGAAAAGCAAAGTATGAACGTACAAAACCACACGTTAATGTTGGAACCATTGGCCACGTTGACCATGGTAAGACTACTACAACGGCTGCAATTACCGTTGTACTCTCAAAAACTGGTGGTGCTGTGGCAACGGCATTTGACCAAATCGACAAAGCTCCAGAAGAGCGCGAGCGTGGAATCACCATTTCTACTGCACACGTTGAGTATGAGACCGAGAACCGCCACTATGCACACGTTGACTGCCCAGGCCACGCTGACTATGTTAAAAACATGATCACTGGTGCTGCTCAGATGGACGGCGCGATCCTCTGTGTTTCCGCTGCAGACGGTCCTATGCCACAAACTCGTGAACACATCCTCTTGGCTCGCCAAGTTGGTGTTCCTAGCATTGTAGTTTGGCTCAACAAATCAGATATGGTTGATGATGCAGAGCTACTAGAACTCGTTGAAATGGAAATTCGCGAACTCTTAAGCATGTATGAGTTCGATGGTGACAATGTTCCCATCGTTCCAGGTTCAGGTCTTAAGGCTCTTCAATGTGGTTGCGGACAACGTGACTGCGAATGGTGCGGTAAGATTTGGAATTTGATGGATGCTGTTGATTCCTACATTCCGACTCCTGAACGCGACACTGATAAGCCTTTCTTGATGCCTATCGAGGATGTATTCACGATCACCGGACGTGGTACTGTTGCTACAGGTCGTGTTGAACGTGGACGAGTCAAAGTAGGGGACGAAGTTGAAATCGTTGGTTTGACTGATGTTTCTCGTAAAACCGTTGTTACTGGTGTAGAAATGTTCCGTAAACTCTTGGATCAAGCTCAAGCGGGTGATAACATCGGTGCGCTCCTTCGTGGTGTTGAGCGTAAAGATATCGAACGTGGACAAGTTCTGGCCAAGACGGGATCTATTAAGCCTCATACAAAGTTCTCTGGTGAGGTTTATATCCTGAATAAAGAAGAGGGCGGACGTCATACTCCATTTTTCCACAACTATCGCCCTCAATTCTACTTCCGTACAACGGATGTTACGGGTGTTATCACTCTTCCAGAAGGCACCGAAATGGTTATGCCAGGTGACCGTGTAACAATTGATGTTGAACTTATCACTCCAATTGCTATGGAAGAAGGACTTCGCTTTGCTATCCGTGAGGGTGGCCGTACTGTTGGATCAGGAATTGTTGCCAAAGTTAATGCATAA
- a CDS encoding ribosomal L7Ae/L30e/S12e/Gadd45 family protein, producing the protein MLDETFKTAKQKTVGFKQTQRALEKGLVRRVYMANDAETHIVRPIRESCISHQVECIEVPTMKELGKACGIEVGTAVAAILED; encoded by the coding sequence ATGCTTGATGAAACCTTCAAAACCGCCAAACAAAAAACAGTTGGGTTTAAACAAACCCAACGAGCCCTGGAAAAAGGGCTCGTACGGCGTGTATATATGGCGAACGATGCTGAAACGCATATAGTTCGTCCCATACGTGAATCGTGTATAAGCCATCAGGTGGAGTGCATTGAGGTTCCGACAATGAAGGAACTGGGAAAAGCGTGTGGGATAGAAGTAGGTACAGCAGTAGCAGCCATATTGGAAGACTAA
- the rpsL gene encoding 30S ribosomal protein S12, which produces MPTINQLIRNGRASAAKKSTAPALQWGYNSLKRKQYPSGGSSQKRGVCIRVYTTTPKKPNSALRKVARVRLSNSLEVTAYIPGIGHNLQEHSVVLIRGGRIKDLPGVRYHVIRGALDTTAVQKRAQGRSKYGAKRPKKA; this is translated from the coding sequence ATGCCGACGATTAACCAACTCATTCGTAATGGACGTGCCTCAGCCGCGAAAAAGTCAACTGCTCCAGCATTACAGTGGGGTTATAACTCTCTAAAGCGCAAGCAATATCCGTCAGGAGGATCCTCACAAAAACGTGGAGTTTGTATAAGGGTTTATACCACTACCCCTAAAAAACCTAACTCCGCACTCCGAAAAGTAGCTCGTGTTCGTTTAAGTAATTCGCTTGAAGTTACGGCTTATATTCCAGGAATCGGACACAACTTACAAGAGCACTCCGTGGTTTTAATCCGTGGTGGTCGTATTAAAGACCTTCCAGGCGTACGTTATCACGTCATTCGTGGTGCCTTGGACACAACTGCTGTTCAAAAGCGCGCACAAGGACGCTCGAAATACGGTGCAAAACGTCCGAAAAAGGCCTAA
- the rpoC gene encoding DNA-directed RNA polymerase subunit beta', whose protein sequence is MLDVNNFDRMRIGLASPDMIREWSFGEVKKPETINYRTLKPEREGLFCEKIFGPTRDWECHCGKYKRVRYKGIVCDRCGVEVTRSKVRRERMGHIVLAAPVSHIWYFKGIPSRMGLLLDMSPRSLEKVLYFVSYIVTDSGDTSLMKKQLLTETEYREYRDKYGDSFKASMGAEAVKELLEEMDLDKLNDELRVELKEVSGQRKIRAIRRLEVVEAFKSSGNRPEWMIMDAVPVIPPELRPMVQLDGGRFATSDLNDLYRRVINRNNRLKRLLDLGAPDIIVRNEKRMLQEAVDALIDNGRRGRPVTGPGNRPLKSLSDMLKGKQGRFRQNLLGKRVDYSGRSVIVVGPYLKLHQCGLPKEMALELFKPFVMKKLVNEGHAHNIKSAKRMVERVRPEVWDVLEEVITAHPVLLNRAPTLHRLGIQAFEPILVEGRALQIHPLVCTAYNADFDGDQMAVHVPLSAEAQSEARLLMLSAHNILNPKDGRPVATPTQDMVLGSYYLTMDRPGAFGEGKIFKDYDEAVLAYDTKEVHLQATIKVRRDGKLLETTVGRLIFNSVIPSEIGYFNEVVGKKGLGDIVAKAYRICGYEATATLLDGLKSQGFKFSTRAGITVGLTDITVPEEKTTILANADAAVAKTEQQYRRGLITDEERYNLVIDTWAKATKTVTQALMDTLNQFNPVYMMATSGARGNIQQLRQLAGMRGLMADPSGRTIELPIKANFREGLTVLEYFISSHGARKGLADTALRTADSGYLTRRLVDVSQDVIVREEDCGTPNGIMVEDIKDGPEIIEPLEDRLVGRFVLEELHHPKTGELLASPETEITEEQAVDIAKNFESAIIRSVLTCKSRYGVCKRCYGRNLATGRPVEMGEAVGIIAAQSIGEPGTQLTMRTFHTGGVAGDDITQGLPRVEELFEARKPKGQAIISEAIGKVSISEVKGRREVDLLTENEEHIIYTIPYGSRLSVKEGQMVEAGDELTEGSINPHDMLKVKGQRGVQVYLLGEVQRVYRLQGVDINDKHIEVMVRQMLRKVKIDDAGDTTLLPGGLIDVFQFEEENIRAIGAGGEPAVAHPVLLGITKASLATDSFLSAASFQETTRVLTEAAIKGKVDPLLGLKENVIIGKLIPAGTGMSRYRNIKTLETI, encoded by the coding sequence TTGCTAGACGTCAATAACTTCGACCGTATGCGTATTGGCTTAGCTTCTCCGGATATGATTCGTGAGTGGTCTTTTGGAGAGGTAAAGAAGCCTGAAACCATAAACTATCGGACCTTAAAGCCGGAACGAGAAGGTTTATTTTGCGAAAAAATCTTTGGCCCGACTCGGGACTGGGAATGCCACTGCGGAAAGTACAAACGTGTTCGATACAAAGGAATTGTTTGTGACCGTTGTGGAGTCGAAGTGACCCGTTCCAAAGTTCGACGCGAACGGATGGGACACATTGTGCTCGCTGCTCCGGTATCCCACATTTGGTACTTTAAAGGGATTCCGAGCCGGATGGGTTTGCTTTTAGATATGTCTCCTCGTTCGTTGGAAAAAGTCTTGTATTTTGTCTCTTATATTGTGACAGACTCAGGCGACACATCTCTGATGAAAAAGCAACTTTTAACTGAAACAGAGTATAGAGAATACCGTGATAAATACGGGGACAGTTTCAAGGCCAGTATGGGAGCTGAAGCAGTTAAAGAATTGCTCGAAGAGATGGACTTAGACAAACTTAATGACGAACTACGGGTTGAGTTAAAAGAAGTTTCGGGACAGCGGAAAATTCGTGCTATCCGCCGCCTCGAAGTTGTTGAGGCATTTAAAAGTTCTGGAAACCGTCCTGAGTGGATGATTATGGATGCCGTTCCAGTAATCCCTCCCGAACTGAGGCCAATGGTCCAATTGGATGGCGGACGCTTTGCAACGTCAGACCTTAATGATCTCTATCGTCGAGTTATTAATCGTAACAATCGTTTGAAGCGCCTTTTGGACCTCGGTGCTCCAGATATTATTGTGCGCAATGAGAAGCGGATGCTTCAAGAAGCAGTGGATGCCTTGATCGATAATGGTCGTCGTGGACGTCCTGTAACTGGTCCAGGTAATCGCCCACTTAAATCTCTAAGTGATATGTTAAAGGGGAAACAAGGGCGTTTTAGGCAAAACCTCTTAGGAAAACGCGTAGACTATTCCGGTCGTTCTGTTATCGTTGTCGGACCGTATCTTAAACTTCACCAGTGTGGTCTTCCTAAAGAAATGGCCTTAGAGCTTTTCAAGCCTTTTGTAATGAAAAAGCTTGTGAATGAGGGCCATGCCCACAATATTAAAAGTGCTAAACGTATGGTTGAGCGGGTGCGTCCTGAGGTTTGGGATGTTCTTGAAGAGGTTATTACAGCACATCCTGTCCTTCTTAATAGAGCCCCTACCCTTCACCGTTTGGGAATTCAGGCGTTTGAACCGATTCTGGTCGAAGGCCGTGCATTACAGATTCATCCGCTAGTTTGTACAGCTTATAACGCGGACTTTGACGGTGACCAAATGGCGGTACACGTTCCATTGTCTGCTGAGGCTCAGTCTGAAGCAAGATTGCTGATGTTGTCTGCCCACAATATCTTGAACCCCAAAGATGGACGGCCAGTGGCCACTCCAACCCAGGACATGGTTTTAGGATCTTACTACTTGACCATGGATCGTCCGGGGGCCTTTGGTGAAGGAAAAATATTCAAAGATTATGATGAGGCTGTATTAGCCTATGATACAAAAGAGGTTCACCTGCAAGCCACGATTAAAGTTCGCCGGGACGGGAAACTACTAGAAACAACAGTGGGCCGTTTAATTTTCAATTCCGTTATTCCTTCCGAAATCGGTTATTTTAACGAAGTTGTTGGTAAAAAGGGCCTCGGGGACATTGTGGCTAAGGCGTATCGAATTTGTGGTTATGAAGCCACAGCTACTTTACTAGATGGATTAAAGAGTCAAGGATTTAAATTCTCTACACGGGCAGGGATAACTGTTGGATTGACGGACATTACGGTTCCAGAAGAGAAGACAACGATTCTAGCCAACGCTGATGCCGCAGTTGCGAAAACTGAGCAACAATATCGGCGTGGTCTGATTACGGACGAAGAGAGATATAACCTTGTCATTGATACTTGGGCTAAAGCAACAAAAACTGTAACCCAAGCGTTAATGGATACTCTTAATCAGTTCAACCCAGTGTATATGATGGCTACTTCAGGTGCTCGGGGTAATATCCAACAACTGAGGCAATTAGCTGGGATGCGGGGACTTATGGCAGATCCATCCGGTCGTACCATCGAGTTACCAATTAAAGCTAATTTCCGTGAAGGGCTAACCGTATTAGAATACTTTATTTCCTCTCATGGCGCTCGGAAGGGTCTTGCGGATACAGCTTTACGGACTGCTGACTCTGGTTATCTGACACGTCGTTTGGTTGATGTATCTCAAGATGTAATTGTGCGTGAAGAAGACTGCGGAACGCCGAATGGCATCATGGTAGAAGATATTAAGGATGGTCCAGAGATTATTGAGCCATTGGAAGATCGACTCGTTGGCCGCTTTGTGCTTGAAGAGCTGCATCATCCCAAAACAGGAGAATTACTGGCTTCACCTGAAACTGAAATAACAGAAGAACAGGCCGTTGATATTGCGAAAAATTTCGAGTCTGCTATTATCCGTTCGGTTCTTACCTGTAAGTCACGCTATGGCGTTTGCAAGAGGTGTTATGGCCGAAACCTTGCAACGGGTCGACCAGTTGAAATGGGCGAAGCAGTAGGAATTATCGCAGCTCAATCCATTGGAGAACCTGGAACTCAGCTCACCATGCGTACGTTCCATACTGGTGGTGTTGCAGGAGATGACATTACGCAAGGTCTTCCGCGGGTAGAAGAGCTTTTTGAAGCGCGTAAACCTAAAGGGCAAGCGATTATCTCAGAAGCGATTGGGAAGGTATCAATCAGTGAAGTCAAAGGACGACGCGAAGTGGATCTCCTGACTGAAAATGAGGAGCATATCATCTATACCATTCCTTACGGCTCACGACTCAGTGTTAAAGAAGGCCAGATGGTCGAAGCGGGCGATGAGTTGACAGAAGGAAGTATTAATCCTCATGATATGCTAAAAGTCAAAGGTCAACGAGGGGTTCAGGTCTATCTTTTAGGGGAAGTTCAGCGTGTATATCGACTTCAAGGGGTGGATATCAATGATAAACATATCGAGGTCATGGTACGCCAAATGTTACGTAAGGTGAAAATCGATGATGCCGGAGATACAACTTTACTCCCAGGTGGTCTCATTGATGTCTTTCAATTTGAAGAAGAAAATATACGGGCCATTGGTGCAGGTGGAGAGCCTGCAGTAGCACACCCAGTGCTTTTGGGAATCACCAAAGCCTCCCTGGCAACCGATTCTTTCCTCTCTGCGGCTTCGTTCCAAGAAACAACGAGGGTGTTAACGGAAGCGGCTATCAAAGGAAAAGTCGATCCACTACTCGGCCTCAAAGAAAATGTAATCATTGGGAAGCTAATCCCCGCCGGAACAGGGATGTCTAGGTATCGTAATATAAAAACTCTAGAAACAATTTAA
- the rpsJ gene encoding 30S ribosomal protein S10, with protein MSQKIRIRLKAFDHKTLDQSAERIVETAKRTGAQVSGPIPLPTEKSIYTILRSPHVNKDSREQFEMRTHKRLIDILEPTPKTVDALMRLDLPAGVDIEIKL; from the coding sequence ATGAGCCAAAAAATCAGGATCCGTCTTAAGGCATTTGATCACAAAACTCTTGACCAATCAGCAGAACGCATTGTAGAAACTGCAAAGCGTACAGGCGCGCAGGTCAGTGGACCGATTCCTCTACCGACTGAGAAAAGCATATACACCATTCTACGCTCTCCTCACGTCAATAAAGATTCTCGGGAACAGTTTGAAATGCGCACTCATAAACGACTGATTGATATCCTCGAGCCTACACCTAAAACGGTGGATGCACTGATGCGTTTAGACTTACCAGCTGGCGTCGACATCGAAATCAAGCTCTAA